One Novosphingobium sp. G106 DNA segment encodes these proteins:
- a CDS encoding M23 family metallopeptidase — protein sequence MKRSLVIVLGLAGAAAVVAVGSGITRSSASAPRQDIALAGELTQGGWARGTAPAGTAALTFDGKPVSVAPDGAFFLAFDRDAGAQARLVAQLGDGTAITRTLAVSPRAWKLEYIPLGPKPGTPPSEAFRIRREAELKQINAARAIDSHSQGWRQRFTWPARGRLSGMFGSQRIYNGVPGSYHSGTDIAGGAGAAITAPADGVVILAAASPFTLEGNLLMIDHGMGLNSAFLHCSQILVHQGEAVKQGQIIARIGMTGRATGPHLHWGIKWRDSAPRSDPVHGADELAG from the coding sequence GTGAAGCGTTCACTGGTCATAGTGCTCGGCCTTGCCGGTGCGGCAGCGGTCGTGGCGGTAGGCAGCGGTATAACCCGCTCGAGCGCCAGCGCGCCGCGGCAGGACATCGCGCTTGCCGGCGAACTGACCCAGGGCGGTTGGGCGCGCGGCACGGCGCCTGCGGGCACCGCGGCCCTGACGTTCGACGGCAAGCCCGTTTCCGTCGCCCCCGACGGTGCTTTCTTCCTCGCATTTGACCGCGACGCGGGCGCGCAGGCGCGGCTCGTCGCCCAGCTTGGCGATGGCACTGCGATCACGCGCACGCTGGCGGTCTCACCGCGCGCCTGGAAGCTCGAATATATTCCGCTCGGTCCCAAGCCCGGCACACCGCCGAGCGAGGCCTTCCGCATCCGCCGCGAGGCCGAACTCAAGCAGATCAACGCCGCGCGGGCGATCGACAGCCACAGCCAGGGCTGGCGGCAGCGCTTCACCTGGCCGGCCAGGGGCCGCCTTTCAGGCATGTTCGGCTCGCAGCGCATCTACAACGGTGTGCCGGGTTCCTATCATTCAGGCACCGACATAGCGGGCGGGGCGGGCGCCGCGATCACCGCGCCAGCCGACGGGGTCGTCATCCTCGCCGCGGCCAGCCCGTTCACGCTCGAGGGCAACCTGCTGATGATCGACCACGGGATGGGGCTCAACAGCGCCTTCCTGCATTGCTCGCAGATTCTCGTGCACCAGGGTGAGGCGGTGAAGCAGGGCCAGATCATCGCCCGGATCGGCATGACCGGCCGCGCGACCGGCCCGCATCTGCACTGGGGCATTAAATGGCGCGATTCTGCGCCTCGATCCGATCCTGTTCACGGGGCCGATGAACTAGCCGGATAA
- a CDS encoding ribonuclease T, giving the protein MTWRGAALLALAIPAPALAQAYQCTPPQRFDPVRPIQPDGPPRRVPIAGYTLAASWSPEYCRRPQDKASMQCSGANGRFGFVLHGLWPEAGSGPPPQWCSLTPRPSAQVIRRNLCMTPVPWLLEHEWAKHGSCMAKTPETYYRAAGALWRSLRWPDADRLSRQDGLTAGDLRRAFVERNPDWKLEQIGVLASDTGWLREVHLCYGRDFMPAACDRQSFGPPDSATLKIWRGL; this is encoded by the coding sequence ATGACTTGGCGCGGCGCCGCGCTGCTGGCTCTGGCCATACCGGCTCCGGCGCTAGCCCAGGCCTATCAGTGCACCCCGCCGCAGCGGTTCGATCCAGTGCGGCCGATTCAGCCCGACGGGCCGCCGCGGCGGGTGCCGATCGCGGGCTATACGCTGGCGGCGAGTTGGTCGCCCGAATATTGCCGGCGGCCGCAGGACAAGGCCTCGATGCAGTGCTCTGGCGCCAACGGCCGCTTCGGCTTCGTGCTCCACGGGCTCTGGCCCGAGGCGGGCAGCGGGCCCCCGCCGCAATGGTGCTCGCTGACGCCGCGGCCCTCGGCTCAGGTCATCCGCCGCAACCTCTGCATGACGCCGGTGCCCTGGCTGCTCGAGCACGAATGGGCCAAGCACGGCAGTTGCATGGCGAAGACGCCCGAGACCTATTACCGTGCCGCCGGCGCGCTCTGGCGCTCGCTGCGCTGGCCCGATGCCGACCGCCTCTCGCGCCAGGACGGGCTGACCGCCGGCGACCTGCGTCGCGCTTTCGTCGAGCGCAATCCAGACTGGAAGTTGGAGCAGATCGGCGTGCTGGCCAGTGACACCGGCTGGCTGCGCGAAGTGCACCTCTGCTATGGCCGCGACTTCATGCCCGCGGCCTGCGACCGCCAGAGTTTCGGCCCACCCGATTCGGCAACGCTGAAGATCTGGCGCGGGCTCTAG
- a CDS encoding LytTR family DNA-binding domain-containing protein yields the protein MSIRTILVDDEKLAIQGLQLRLEKFPDVEIIDTCSNGREAIRKIKTEKPDLVFLDIQMPGFDGFSVVKGVMEIEPPLFVFVTAYQEHAVKAFEANAVNYLMKPVDEDKLADTLDRVRTRLIEKRGAEEAEKLKHVLAEVAPDAMDAMPEEPDANAARYEKLINIKDRGQIFRIDVDSIEHIEAAGDYMCIRTADNSLILRETMKDLERRLDPRVFQRVHRSTIVNLNQVRQVKPHTNGECFLVLDSGAQVKVSRSYRDVVARFVH from the coding sequence ATGAGCATCCGCACCATCCTCGTCGACGATGAGAAACTGGCTATCCAGGGACTTCAGCTTCGCCTGGAGAAATTCCCCGATGTCGAGATAATCGACACCTGCTCGAACGGGCGCGAGGCGATCCGCAAGATCAAGACCGAGAAGCCCGATCTGGTCTTCCTCGACATCCAGATGCCTGGCTTCGACGGTTTCTCGGTGGTCAAGGGCGTGATGGAGATCGAGCCCCCGCTGTTCGTCTTCGTCACCGCCTATCAGGAGCACGCCGTGAAGGCCTTCGAGGCCAACGCGGTCAACTACCTGATGAAGCCGGTCGACGAGGACAAGCTCGCCGACACACTCGACCGGGTGCGCACGCGCCTGATCGAGAAGCGCGGCGCCGAAGAGGCCGAGAAACTCAAGCACGTCCTCGCCGAAGTGGCGCCCGATGCGATGGATGCGATGCCCGAGGAGCCCGACGCCAACGCCGCGCGCTACGAGAAGCTGATCAACATCAAGGATCGCGGCCAGATCTTCCGGATCGACGTCGATTCGATCGAGCATATCGAAGCCGCCGGGGACTATATGTGCATCCGCACCGCCGACAATTCGCTGATCCTGCGCGAGACGATGAAGGACCTCGAACGCCGGCTCGACCCGCGCGTGTTCCAGCGCGTGCACCGTTCGACCATCGTCAACCTCAACCAGGTCCGCCAGGTCAAACCGCACACCAACGGCGAATGCTTCCTCGTGCTCGATTCGGGTGCGCAGGTAAAGGTGAGCCGGTCCTACCGCGACGTGGTGGCGCGCTTCGTTCATTGA
- a CDS encoding esterase-like activity of phytase family protein has translation MRRVLLALLLILGLAPGMWFYQTAAPWNPTASIRFAEVKLPPKAELAHHLGAFELERAWSLTSDYSAFGGYSALLPRPGGRLMAIGDNARRFEFSPPGVPYARPISAEVLPGFERIRKNRDTEAATQDPATGTVWVAREDSNAISRIDPAFRSFVNIRPVLMHDWPRNVGPEAMVRLHDGRFVVIEEGFTGFFEPRLHPAVLFPRDPLRGDRGVEFSFSGSPNFSVTDMAQLPDGRVLVLQRRLLWPFPLHFGGRITIADPAEIRPGVVWHATEVAKLTSSLPVDNFEGMAIEPRADGRVTVWLISDDNHAVTQRTLLWKMVVDPARLP, from the coding sequence GTGCGCCGCGTCCTCCTCGCCCTGCTGCTGATCCTGGGGCTCGCGCCGGGGATGTGGTTCTATCAGACGGCAGCACCCTGGAATCCCACGGCCTCGATCCGCTTTGCCGAGGTGAAGCTGCCGCCCAAAGCCGAACTGGCGCATCATCTCGGTGCCTTCGAGCTGGAGCGGGCTTGGTCGCTGACCAGCGACTACAGTGCCTTCGGCGGCTATTCGGCACTGCTGCCGAGGCCGGGTGGGCGGCTGATGGCGATCGGCGACAATGCCCGGCGTTTCGAATTCTCGCCGCCGGGCGTCCCCTATGCTCGGCCAATCTCGGCCGAGGTGCTGCCGGGGTTCGAACGCATACGCAAGAATCGGGATACCGAAGCCGCGACCCAGGATCCCGCGACCGGGACCGTCTGGGTCGCGCGGGAGGACAGCAACGCGATCTCGCGGATCGATCCCGCCTTCCGCAGTTTCGTCAATATCAGGCCCGTCCTGATGCACGATTGGCCGCGCAATGTCGGGCCCGAGGCCATGGTGCGGCTGCACGACGGCCGCTTCGTCGTGATCGAGGAGGGGTTCACCGGCTTCTTCGAACCGCGGCTGCATCCGGCGGTGCTGTTCCCGCGCGATCCGCTGCGGGGAGACAGGGGCGTGGAATTCAGCTTCTCCGGCTCGCCCAATTTCAGCGTCACCGACATGGCCCAATTGCCCGATGGCCGCGTACTCGTGCTCCAGCGCCGGTTGCTATGGCCGTTTCCGCTGCATTTCGGGGGGCGGATCACGATAGCCGATCCCGCCGAGATCCGCCCCGGCGTGGTCTGGCATGCCACCGAGGTCGCCAAGCTGACATCGAGTCTTCCGGTCGACAATTTCGAAGGCATGGCGATCGAGCCGCGCGCCGACGGTCGGGTCACCGTCTGGCTGATCTCCGACGATAATCATGCGGTGACCCAGCGCACGCTGCTCTGGAAGATGGTGGTAGACCCGGCGCGGCTGCCCTGA
- the nadC gene encoding carboxylating nicotinate-nucleotide diphosphorylase — protein MTFSIPGFDLDAFVAATLAEDLGEGWPGGGRDVTSESVIPADARFTGVMDSRDAITVAGLPIAAAFFRKLDPAMEIEILVEEGAQVSAGSDLMRLSGNARAMLTAERSALNTVQHLSGIATMTREYVDAMGGHAVLLDTRKTIPGLRHLEKYATRMGGAQNHRLGLWDAAMIKDNHVAVAGSVGQAVGAAKGAGVERIICEVDHLDQIEPAVAAGANHLLLDNMNPDKLREALAIVAGRVPCEASGGVNLQTIGAIAATGVDYVSVGRLTQSAPAADVGLDFTPL, from the coding sequence ATGACCTTCTCGATCCCCGGCTTCGACCTCGATGCCTTCGTCGCCGCCACGCTCGCCGAGGATCTCGGCGAGGGCTGGCCCGGCGGCGGCCGTGACGTGACTTCCGAAAGCGTCATTCCCGCCGATGCCCGCTTCACCGGGGTGATGGACAGCCGCGATGCGATCACCGTCGCCGGCCTGCCGATCGCCGCCGCCTTCTTCCGCAAGCTCGACCCCGCGATGGAGATCGAGATTCTGGTCGAAGAAGGCGCACAGGTCTCGGCAGGCTCGGACCTGATGCGCCTCTCGGGCAACGCCCGCGCCATGCTGACCGCCGAGCGCAGCGCGCTCAACACCGTGCAGCACCTCTCCGGCATCGCGACCATGACGCGCGAATATGTCGATGCCATGGGCGGCCACGCGGTGCTGCTGGACACGCGCAAGACCATTCCCGGCCTGCGCCACCTGGAAAAGTACGCGACGCGCATGGGCGGGGCGCAGAACCACCGGCTCGGACTGTGGGACGCGGCGATGATCAAGGATAACCACGTCGCGGTCGCCGGCAGCGTCGGCCAGGCCGTGGGTGCGGCCAAGGGCGCTGGGGTCGAGCGAATCATCTGCGAGGTCGATCACCTTGATCAGATCGAACCGGCGGTAGCAGCGGGCGCCAACCACCTGCTGCTCGACAATATGAATCCCGACAAGCTGCGCGAAGCCCTGGCGATCGTCGCCGGCCGCGTGCCCTGCGAGGCGTCGGGCGGGGTCAACCTCCAGACCATCGGCGCGATCGCCGCGACGGGGGTCGACTACGTCTCGGTCGGCCGCCTGACCCAGAGTGCGCCCGCCGCCGACGTCGGGCTGGATTTTACGCCGCTATGA
- the xseA gene encoding exodeoxyribonuclease VII large subunit has translation MSEISGRLKRTVEERFGFVRVRGELSGVKRAASGHLYLCLKDESARLDGVMWRGQAGNLPFRVEDGIEVIAQGKLTTYPGRSNYQIVIDRMEVAGEGALLALLAKTKARLEAEGLFDSARKRPIPFLPDVIGVVTSPTGAVIRDILHRLSDRFGCHVVVWPVLVQGQGAAEQVAAAVNGFSRLEPGGRVPRPDLVIVARGGGSIEDLWAFNEEVVVRAIAGCSIPVISAVGHETDTTLADFAADLRAPTPTAAAEHAVPVRSELINQVAELALRKRRAVARPVALGRERLEARVQRLPRADAVLAPFVQRLDDLGERLRRGLGERIVVARQALQADRARLSAPLLASRLDHAKHRLAAQRLTPALVTGRIAAQRDRLDGLGRLMVSLNPDNILDRGYVRVTGADGRTLVSKAVAAKEAALALHFRDGELAVTPAGVRAAPPARKDKPAPPEQGKLL, from the coding sequence GTGAGCGAGATTTCGGGCCGGCTGAAGCGCACGGTGGAGGAACGCTTCGGCTTCGTCCGCGTCCGCGGCGAACTTTCGGGCGTCAAGCGCGCGGCATCGGGCCATCTTTACCTCTGCCTCAAGGACGAATCGGCGCGGCTCGACGGCGTCATGTGGCGCGGGCAGGCGGGTAACCTGCCGTTCCGCGTCGAGGACGGGATCGAGGTGATCGCCCAGGGTAAGCTGACGACCTATCCCGGCCGTTCGAACTACCAGATCGTCATCGATCGGATGGAAGTGGCGGGCGAGGGCGCCTTGCTGGCGCTGCTCGCCAAGACCAAGGCGCGGCTCGAGGCCGAGGGCTTGTTCGACAGCGCGCGCAAGCGGCCGATACCGTTCCTGCCCGACGTGATTGGCGTCGTGACGTCACCCACCGGGGCGGTGATCCGCGACATCCTGCATCGGCTGTCGGACCGCTTCGGCTGCCACGTCGTCGTCTGGCCGGTGCTGGTCCAGGGGCAGGGCGCGGCCGAGCAGGTGGCGGCGGCGGTGAACGGCTTCTCGCGGCTGGAACCGGGCGGGCGCGTGCCGCGGCCCGATCTCGTCATCGTCGCGCGCGGCGGCGGCTCGATCGAGGACCTCTGGGCGTTCAACGAGGAAGTGGTGGTGCGGGCGATCGCGGGCTGCTCGATCCCGGTGATCTCCGCCGTCGGCCACGAGACCGACACCACCCTCGCCGATTTCGCCGCCGATCTCCGCGCGCCGACCCCGACCGCGGCGGCCGAGCATGCCGTGCCGGTGCGCAGCGAACTGATCAACCAGGTCGCCGAACTGGCGCTGCGCAAGCGCCGCGCGGTCGCCCGGCCGGTGGCGCTGGGGCGTGAGCGGCTCGAAGCGCGCGTTCAGCGCCTGCCCCGCGCCGATGCGGTACTCGCGCCTTTCGTCCAGCGGCTCGACGACCTGGGCGAGCGGCTGCGGCGTGGGCTGGGCGAGCGCATCGTCGTTGCGCGCCAAGCCTTGCAGGCGGACCGTGCGCGGCTCTCCGCACCGCTGCTCGCCTCGCGGCTCGATCATGCGAAGCATCGGCTGGCGGCGCAGCGGCTGACGCCGGCGTTGGTTACGGGCCGGATTGCAGCGCAGCGCGACAGGCTCGACGGGCTGGGCCGCCTCATGGTCTCGCTCAATCCCGACAACATCCTCGATCGCGGCTATGTCCGCGTCACGGGCGCCGACGGGCGCACGCTGGTGAGCAAGGCGGTGGCGGCCAAGGAGGCGGCGCTGGCGTTGCACTTCCGCGACGGCGAACTGGCTGTGACTCCCGCCGGCGTCCGCGCCGCACCGCCCGCGCGCAAGGACAAACCGGCGCCGCCCGAGCAGGGCAAATTGCTTTAA
- the rpmB gene encoding 50S ribosomal protein L28, which yields MSRICELTGKGRQVGNNVSHANNKTKRVFLPNLQNVTLLSDGLERSFKFRVSTHGLRSVEHVGGLDNWLLKAADAKLSPRALKVKRDLAKKQVAA from the coding sequence ATGTCCCGCATTTGCGAACTGACCGGCAAGGGCCGCCAAGTCGGCAACAACGTCAGCCACGCCAACAACAAGACCAAGCGCGTGTTCCTGCCCAACCTGCAGAACGTCACGCTGCTGTCCGACGGCCTGGAGCGCAGCTTCAAGTTCCGCGTCTCGACGCACGGCCTGCGTTCGGTCGAGCATGTCGGCGGCCTGGACAACTGGCTGCTGAAGGCGGCCGACGCCAAGCTGTCGCCGCGCGCGCTTAAGGTGAAGCGCGACCTCGCCAAGAAGCAGGTCGCCGCCTAA
- a CDS encoding nucleoside deaminase, with protein sequence MSRWPLPEPMALALAEAGKAVAAGEVPIGAVVVKDGAVIATAHNAPRTLRDPTAHAELLAIRSAAQAIGNERLDGCELWVTLEPCAMCAGAIAHARIAKVYYGASDPKGGAVEHGARVFEQDQCLHRPEVYPGIGEAEAAELLRGFFRERR encoded by the coding sequence ATGTCACGCTGGCCGCTTCCTGAACCGATGGCGCTTGCGCTCGCCGAGGCCGGGAAGGCCGTGGCTGCGGGCGAAGTGCCGATCGGTGCGGTCGTGGTCAAGGACGGTGCGGTGATCGCTACCGCGCACAATGCCCCGCGCACCCTCAGAGATCCTACCGCCCATGCCGAGCTGCTGGCGATTCGCTCGGCGGCGCAGGCGATCGGCAACGAGCGGCTCGACGGCTGCGAACTCTGGGTCACGCTCGAGCCCTGTGCGATGTGCGCCGGCGCCATCGCCCACGCGCGAATCGCCAAGGTCTATTACGGAGCGTCCGATCCCAAGGGCGGCGCGGTCGAGCACGGCGCGCGGGTGTTCGAGCAGGACCAGTGCCTGCACCGGCCTGAAGTCTATCCGGGGATCGGCGAGGCCGAGGCGGCTGAACTGTTGCGCGGATTTTTCCGCGAGCGGCGCTAG
- a CDS encoding TonB-dependent siderophore receptor, producing MKTMTNFAALKVGAAAMAVGIALLSTPSFAQDTAPAAKSEGTADEAEAIVVTGSRISRPDLQASIPISVVTDQAIQNKGQTNALDAIRDIPIAGQSLDKSASNFSNFDNGISTVNLRNLGTSRTLVLINGRRSVGTPGDSAVDLNNIAPDLIDRIEIATGGTSAVYGSDAVAGVVNIILKKKFDGIQLHMQGGVSDRGDAGNQLAAITAGKTFSDGRGHVIANFTFTNDEPVYARSRAYSAVDVPNKSSYAAQGLFDTGGSPTFSPAAGTTYTFNSANAVKPYQSAAIDGYNRNGDRLLTTPSRRYLGSVTGDYEFSPAVTVFGEFTYSRTTARSAVEPLAVDDQGAQGQTVYNFDGSAFSGIPKTQQYVPAAIRNATAGDIIYFRRRSNGIFDRSAASERDYYRGVLGVKGDIGSNWKYEAYYEHSRVKDHTSGDAIMMTNYGAALQGCTDPAAQAAGCVPINIFGFNTVTPAMIKWLRTYTGKGALVPGANVGDTAVYDLQRTGTQDVAALNLSGSLFQLPAGAVQIAVGAEYHREKSEQFYDPFTQSGWSSFQQAANTVGKYDSKEVYGEVSIPLLRNVPFAQELSLEGAVRYADYSTVGGFVSYKFGGTYAPVSDIRFRAIYARAVRAPNVNELYSGAANTAPAVIDPCDQNGGNGDDPIAGGPLPLSAACKAIPGIANYLKTHPTFNYSLAQIQTISGTIGGNANLGAESTNTLTLGGTFTPSFFRGFDLSVDYYNIKVNNAITQVDFQDSVNQCVATSDPNFCSNVTRDPATGIIKSVDAIFLNGASYQVSGLDTQVHYAFRPHLFGPDESVNLSVFWNHKFKQDKTPFAGAFVSHQVGVADVYGTSQNIGTGFRDQVTANLAYQTGPFTLAYTFRYFSPVVTTTNEDRIPAYTYSDIQAKFTVGEDKNYEVYFGVNNLFDKQPPIVADLTNQWPGSNTVASTYDLLGRRLYAGVRAKF from the coding sequence ATGAAAACCATGACGAACTTTGCTGCGCTGAAAGTCGGTGCAGCAGCGATGGCTGTCGGCATTGCCTTGCTGTCCACACCTTCGTTCGCCCAGGACACCGCGCCCGCGGCGAAGTCCGAAGGCACCGCCGATGAAGCCGAAGCGATTGTCGTCACCGGATCGCGCATCTCCCGGCCCGATCTGCAAGCGTCCATCCCGATCTCGGTGGTCACTGATCAGGCTATCCAGAACAAGGGCCAGACCAACGCTCTCGACGCCATTCGCGACATTCCGATCGCTGGTCAGTCGCTCGACAAGTCGGCCTCGAACTTCTCTAACTTCGACAACGGCATCTCGACCGTCAACCTGCGCAACCTCGGCACCTCGCGGACGCTGGTGCTGATAAACGGCCGCCGCAGCGTCGGTACGCCGGGCGACAGCGCGGTCGACCTCAACAACATCGCGCCCGACCTGATCGATCGCATCGAGATCGCCACCGGCGGCACCTCCGCGGTCTACGGTTCGGACGCGGTCGCCGGCGTGGTCAATATCATCCTGAAGAAGAAGTTCGACGGCATCCAGCTGCACATGCAGGGCGGCGTTTCGGACCGCGGCGATGCCGGCAACCAGCTCGCCGCCATCACCGCCGGCAAGACCTTCTCCGACGGTCGCGGCCACGTGATCGCCAATTTCACCTTCACAAATGACGAGCCGGTCTACGCGCGCAGTCGCGCCTATTCGGCGGTCGACGTACCCAACAAGAGCTCCTATGCCGCGCAGGGCCTGTTCGACACCGGCGGCTCGCCGACCTTCAGCCCTGCTGCCGGGACGACTTACACCTTCAACTCCGCCAATGCGGTCAAGCCCTATCAAAGCGCTGCCATCGACGGCTACAACCGTAATGGTGATCGCCTGCTGACGACGCCGAGCCGGCGTTACCTGGGCTCGGTCACGGGGGACTACGAGTTCAGCCCGGCGGTGACCGTGTTCGGCGAATTCACCTATTCCAGGACCACGGCCCGCTCGGCCGTCGAGCCGCTGGCGGTCGACGATCAGGGCGCGCAGGGCCAGACCGTGTACAATTTCGACGGTTCTGCCTTCAGCGGTATCCCGAAGACACAACAGTACGTACCCGCAGCGATCCGCAATGCGACGGCCGGTGACATCATCTACTTCCGTCGTCGCTCGAACGGCATCTTCGACCGCAGCGCCGCCAGCGAACGCGATTACTATCGCGGCGTGCTCGGTGTGAAGGGCGATATCGGTTCGAACTGGAAGTACGAGGCGTACTACGAACACAGCCGGGTGAAGGACCACACGTCGGGCGACGCAATCATGATGACCAACTACGGCGCAGCGCTCCAGGGCTGCACCGATCCGGCAGCGCAAGCCGCCGGCTGCGTCCCGATCAACATCTTCGGCTTCAACACCGTCACGCCCGCGATGATCAAGTGGCTCCGCACTTACACCGGCAAGGGTGCCCTGGTGCCCGGCGCCAATGTGGGTGACACGGCGGTCTATGACCTGCAGCGCACGGGCACGCAGGACGTTGCCGCGCTCAATCTCTCCGGCTCGCTTTTCCAGCTGCCCGCCGGCGCGGTGCAGATCGCGGTCGGCGCCGAATACCATCGCGAGAAATCGGAACAGTTCTACGATCCGTTCACCCAGTCGGGCTGGAGTTCGTTCCAGCAGGCGGCCAACACGGTGGGCAAGTACGATTCGAAGGAAGTCTACGGCGAAGTCAGCATTCCGCTGCTCCGCAACGTTCCGTTCGCGCAGGAACTGAGCCTCGAAGGCGCGGTTCGCTATGCCGACTATTCGACCGTCGGCGGGTTCGTGTCGTACAAGTTCGGCGGCACCTACGCCCCGGTCTCGGACATCCGCTTCCGCGCGATCTATGCCCGCGCGGTCCGCGCCCCCAATGTCAACGAGCTGTACTCGGGCGCGGCCAACACCGCGCCGGCGGTGATCGATCCCTGCGACCAGAACGGCGGCAACGGTGACGATCCGATTGCCGGCGGCCCGCTGCCGCTGTCGGCTGCCTGCAAGGCCATCCCGGGCATCGCGAACTATCTGAAGACGCACCCGACGTTCAACTATTCGCTGGCGCAGATCCAGACGATCAGCGGCACCATCGGCGGCAACGCGAACCTTGGCGCCGAATCGACCAACACGCTGACGCTGGGCGGCACCTTCACGCCCAGCTTCTTCCGCGGCTTTGATCTTTCGGTCGATTACTACAACATCAAGGTCAACAACGCGATCACGCAGGTCGATTTCCAGGATTCGGTCAATCAGTGCGTGGCAACCAGTGATCCGAACTTCTGCAGCAACGTGACCCGCGATCCTGCCACGGGCATCATCAAGTCGGTCGATGCGATCTTCCTGAACGGTGCGTCCTATCAGGTGTCCGGACTCGACACCCAGGTCCACTACGCGTTCAGGCCGCACCTCTTCGGCCCGGATGAAAGCGTGAACCTCAGCGTGTTCTGGAACCACAAGTTCAAGCAGGACAAGACGCCGTTTGCCGGCGCCTTCGTCAGCCACCAGGTGGGCGTCGCGGATGTCTACGGCACCAGCCAGAACATCGGTACGGGCTTCCGGGATCAGGTGACGGCCAACCTCGCCTACCAGACCGGGCCCTTTACCCTTGCCTACACCTTCCGTTACTTCAGCCCTGTCGTAACGACCACCAACGAGGACCGGATCCCCGCCTATACCTATTCGGACATCCAGGCGAAGTTCACGGTCGGCGAGGACAAGAACTACGAGGTCTACTTCGGCGTGAACAACCTGTTCGACAAGCAGCCGCCGATCGTTGCCGACCTCACCAACCAGTGGCCGGGCAGCAATACCGTCGCGAGCACCTACGACCTGCTCGGTCGTCGGCTCTATGCGGGCGTAAGGGCGAAGTTCTGA
- a CDS encoding DUF2093 domain-containing protein, with protein MLMSSNDRPATLHYGPNGFRVVTAGSYVLCAVTGEKIPLDALRYWSGELQEAYASCEISTRRLMEAK; from the coding sequence ATGCTGATGTCCTCGAACGATCGCCCCGCCACGCTGCACTATGGCCCCAACGGCTTCCGCGTAGTGACTGCCGGCAGCTATGTGCTTTGCGCCGTGACGGGCGAGAAGATTCCGCTCGATGCACTGCGTTACTGGAGTGGGGAACTGCAGGAGGCCTATGCCAGCTGCGAGATCTCGACGCGGAGACTGATGGAAGCGAAGTGA